The following are from one region of the Arachis duranensis cultivar V14167 chromosome 10, aradu.V14167.gnm2.J7QH, whole genome shotgun sequence genome:
- the LOC107471341 gene encoding protein COBRA, translated as MLSCSVAKIRFFIKPPPCILLFFLLSFTSFTSTEAYDVLDPNGNITIRWDIISWTPDGYVAVVTLNNFQQYRHISAPGWSLGWTWAKKEVIWSMMGGQTTEQGDCSKFKTTPPHCCKKDPTVVDLLPGTPYNQQIANCCKGGVLSSWAQDPANAIASFQISVGRAGTSNKTVKVPKNFTLKAPGPGYTCGPGKIVQPTQFLTGDKRRRTQALMTWNVTCMYSQFLAQKTPTCCVSLSSFYNDTIVPCPTCSCGCQGNSSQSGNCVDPDTPHLASVVANPAKSSPFVQCTRHMCPVRVHWHVKLNYKEYWRVKVTITNFNYKMNYTDWNLVIQHPNFDNLTQLFSFNYKSLTPYGTINDTALLWGIKFYNDLLMEAGPEGNVQSELLFRKDKSTFTFDKGWAFPRRIYFNGDNCVMPPPDAYPWLPNASSRREVSLLALVLASFVVFALCAYA; from the exons ATGTTGTCTTGTTCCGTTGCCAAAATCCGATTCTTCATCAAACCGCCTCCATGCATTTtgctcttcttccttctctctttcACCTCCTTCACTTCAACAG AAGCATATGATGTGCTTGATCCAAACGGAAATATCACAATCAGATGGGATATTATAAGCTGGACACCAGATGGTTATGTT GCTGTTGTTACATTAAACAATTTCCAGCAATACCGCCACATCTCGGCGCCAGGGTGGTCGCTAGGGTGGACATGGGCAAAGAAAGAGGTAATATGGAGCATGATGGGAGGGCAGACTACCGAACAAGGCGATTGCTCGAAATTCAAGACAACCCCACCACATTGCTGTAAAAAGGACCCAACCGTTGTAGATTTACTTCCCGGAACACCATACAATCAACAAATTGCAAATTGTTGCAAAGGAGGTGTACTCAGCTCATGGGCACAGGATCCGGCAAATGCCATTGCATCATTTCAAATCAGTGTTGGTAGAGCTGGAACCTCTAACAAAACAGTCAAAGTGCCCAAGAACTTCACCTTGAAAGCACCGGGACCGGGTTATACGTGTGGGCCGGGAAAAATTGTTCAACCTACTCAATTCTTAACaggagataaaagaagaagGACTCAAGCTCTCA TGACATGGAATGTGACATGCATGTATTCACAATTTCTAGCTCAGAAAACTCCCACTTGCTGTGTTTCACTCTCATCTTTCTATAATGATACCATTGTACCCTGCCCGACATGTTCGTGTGGCTGCCAGGGAAACTCTTCTCAATCCGGGAACTGTGTAGA TCCAGATACACCGCATTTGGCATCGGTTGTTGCTAACCCTGCAAAGAGTTCCCCTTTCGTTCAATGTACTCGCCATATGTGTCCTGTTCGAGTTCATTGGCATGTTAAGCTTAACTACAAGGAGTACTGGCGTGTGAAGGTCACTATTACTAATTTCAATTACAAGATGAACTATACAGATTGGAACTTGGTTATTCAACACCCGAATTTCGACAATCTGACTCAGCTTTTTAGTTTTAACTACAAGTCATTGACACCCTATGGCACAATAA ATGATACAGCATTGCTATGGGGAATTAAGTTCTACAATGATTTGCTCATGGAAGCCGGTCCGGAAGGTAATGTACAATCAGAGCTACTCTTCCGAAAGGATAAATCAACTTTTACTTTCGACAAAGGTTGGGCGTTTCCTCGGAGGATCTATTTCAATGGTGACAACTGTGTGATGCCACCACCTGATGCTTATCCGTGGTTGCCAAATGCCAGTTCCCGGCGAGAGGTTTCCTTGCTAGCTTTAGTGCTGGCTTCCTTTGTAGTCTTTGCATTGTGCGCATATGCTTAA
- the LOC107471342 gene encoding COBRA-like protein 4 produces MRLVILVLCVIVLFSYAGAYDPLDPNGNVTIKWDIVSWTPDGYVADVTLYNFQMFRHIMNPGWTLGWTWAKKEVIWSMIGAQTTEQGDCSKFKGNIPHCCKKIPTVVDLLPGVPYNQQFTNCCKGGVVAAWGQDPSQAISSFQISVGQAGTSNKTVKLPKNFTLLAPGPGYTCGRAKVVPSTTFLTPDKRRKTQALMTWNVTCTYSQFLARKNPACCLSLSSFYNETITPCPSCACGCQNKRNCVKSDSKILSMVGVHTPKKDNEPLMQCTHHMCPIRVHWHVKQNYKDYWRVKIAITNFNYRMNYSLWTLAIQHPNLNNVTQVFSFDYKPILPYASINDTGMFFGMKYFNDLLMEAGPTGNVQSEVLLQKDKDTFTFKQGWAFPRKVYFNGDECMLPPPDSYPFLPNSSPQTPSAFPALILSLIFFLVL; encoded by the exons ATGAGGCTTGTCATCTTAGTTCTTTGTGTAATTGTGTTGTTCTCCTATGCAG GTGCCTATGATCCTTTGGATCCAAATGGGAATGTAACAATCAAATGGGATATAGTGTCTTGGACTCCAGATGGCTATGTT GCGGACGTAACGTTGTACAACTTCCAAATGTTCCGGCACATAATGAACCCTGGATGGACCCTGGGATGGACATGGGCAAAGAAAGAAGTGATATGGTCTATGATAGGAGCTCAAACAACAGAGCAAGGTGACTGCTCAAAGTTCAAAGGGAACATACCTCACTGCTGCAAGAAAATCCCAACAGTTGTGGACTTGCTTCCTGGTGTCCCTTACAACCAGCAATTCACAAATTGCTGTAAGGGTGGAGTTGTTGCTGCGTGGGGCCAAGACCCTTCACAGGCTATCTCTTCATTCCAAATAAGTGTTGGCCAAGCCGGTACCTCCAACAAGACGGTTAAACTCCCCAAGAACTTCACTCTCTTGGCTCCCGGACCGGGATACACTTGCGGCCGGGCCAAGGTTGTTCCTTCCACCACTTTCCTTACTCCGGACAAGCGCCGCAAGACTCAAGCCCTGA TGACATGGAATGTTACCTGCACATACTCACAATTTCTAGCAAGAAAGAACCCTGCTTGTTGTTTATCTTTGTCATCTTTCTACAATGAAACTATTACCCCTTGTCCCTCTTGTGCATGTGGCTGCCAGAACAAAAGGAATTGTGTCAA GAGTGACTCTAAAATTCTGAGCATGGTTGGTGTTCACACTCCAAAGAAAGACAATGAACCATTGATGCAGTGCACTCATCATATGTGTCCAATAAGGGTGCATTGGCATGTGAAGCAAAACTATAAGGACTATTGGCGAGTCAAGATTGCCATAACAAATTTCAATTACAGGATGAACTATTCCCTCTGGACTCTTGCAATTCAGCATCCAAATCTCAACAATGTTACACAAGTTTTCAGCTTTGATTACAAGCCTATACTTCCCTATGCTTCCATAA ATGACACTGGCATGTTCTTCGGCATGAAATACTTCAATGATCTATTAATGGAAGCTGGACCAACTGGGAATGTTCAATCAGAAGTGCTTCTTCAGAAGGACAAGGACACATTCACATTCAAGCAAGGTTGGGCATTTCCAAGAAAAGTCTACTTTAATGGTGATGAATGCATGCTTCCACCACCAGATTCCTATCCATTCCTCCCTAATTCTTCCCCTCAAACACCAAGTGCCTTCCCAGCACTCATTTTATCATTGATATTCTTCCTAGTTTTATGA